From Mumia sp. ZJ1417:
TTTCCTGTGGGGTTCGCCACTGGCCCTTGTGGACTAGATGTGGATAACTACATCCGTGTAAGTACTAGATGTAGTGGCTACCGTACGCGTCCGACCCAGCCCATGCAACTTAGTCTCACGTGTCGCGCCGACATTTCTGTCCTCGCAGGTCAGAGGCGGTTTTGGGCGTACGGCGCGGCGTGTCGCGGGTCTCACCCGCGGTGCCGCGGCCGAGAGCGCCGCATGCCGCGTACGACCAGCACCACGTCCGCGAGGGCGACGACCGCGATCACGGCGCTCGCGACGCCCAGGACGACCAGGGTGTCGGTGGCGTCCGGCGCCAGCAGGGCCCACAGCGCGAGCGCGGTGAAGACGACGAGACCTCCGAGGGACAGGCCGAGGCGCATCCCGTACGCACTGAGGGCCTCCTTGGGCTCAGCGCCGGTACGCCTCAGGTGCGGTCCGGAGCGGGAGTGTGAGCTCATGACGGACCTCCTTCGCTGTTACCAGTACAACACCGCGAGCACGCCGATCCATCCCCTGACCCGCACCTCGTACGGGCGGGCTGACCTGCGTGGACAGGGTCGTTGGCGCGATCACTCGTACGCTGTACGCGTACGGTGTACGAGAGTTTTGAGCGGACCCCTCTTGCTCAGTCGGCGGCCGCTTCGAGGCGCGCGATCCGCCCCACTCCCCAGCCCCCCAGCGACTCGAGCGCGGCGTTGAGGGAGACC
This genomic window contains:
- a CDS encoding DUF6343 family protein encodes the protein MSSHSRSGPHLRRTGAEPKEALSAYGMRLGLSLGGLVVFTALALWALLAPDATDTLVVLGVASAVIAVVALADVVLVVRGMRRSRPRHRG